A stretch of DNA from Mesorhizobium onobrychidis:
TCTTGTCGCGAAGCATCTTCGAACCGTTGGCCGACCGCTCGCCCAACGCCATCGTGGTGACGACGCTCGGCATATTGCTGGCCTTGTCGGAAGCCAGCCGTATCGCCGCCGATACCCATGACTTATGGTTGCCGCCAATGCTGGCCCAGCCCATCGTCTTCGCGCAGAATGCCAGCTTCAAGGCCACGTTGACGCTGATCCAATTGCTCGATTGCGCCGCCGTGCTGGCGGGCATCGCACTGGCTGCATGGGGCTTCACATATTCGAGCTTCGGCCGGAGCTGGCGCGCCGTATCCGACGATCCCAAGGCGGCGGCGATGTGCGGCGTCGATGTTCGCGCGGTATTTCGGCGTGCGGTGCTTTTCGGCGGCCTTTGCGCGGCACTGGCCGGCGTGCTCGCCGCCTTCTACTACGGCAACATCAGCTTCGGCACAGGGTTGGTCTACGGGCTGAAAATCCTGTTTGTGACGGCGGTGGGCGGCTATCTCTCGCCGTTGCGGGCAGCACTTGGCGCTGCCGCCTTCGGCATGGCCGAATCGCTGTGGGCCGGCTACTTCCCGCTCGAGTGGCGCGATGCCTGGATGTATCTGTTCCTCGTCGCCATGCTGGTGCTGATCGGCACCGGCCGCGATCAGGGCAAGATCGCCTGACTGCACCAAACCTAGGTAGACTTTGGTTGCATGACATCTACAGCGCGCGCGTCCTCTCGGACCGCGCAAAGGACGCTGTAGCACTTTGATTTTGCGCATGATCCCCAGCGAAAATCGATTCCGATTCTCGGGGTCATGCGCCGCGTCAGGCTGTTTCGCCCCTTCCTCATCTCACAAGCCCCTTCCTCACTTCACAAGATTGTTTAACTCGGTCTGCCCTGTGTTGACCCGCCGTGCCACGCACGGCATACCGTTGGGCCACATCGAGGCGGCGGAAAACAAGCAGGATTTGGCACGCCGCTGATACTTTGAGTCACGCATCGTGCTTTCCGAAAATCGACACCGATTTTCGAGCCGATGCGTAAAGGGAGGAATGTATGGCAGGGCTTCTCACTCTATCCAGAACCATTGACCGGGTGAACGAATTCATCGGCAAATGGGTGTCGTGGCTGATCCTGCTGGCAATCCTGGTCAGCGCCGCCAATGCCGTCATCCGCAAGACCTTCGACATGTCGTCGAACGCCTGGCTGGAACTGCAATGGTATTTGTTCGGCGCCGCCTTCATGCTGGCCGCCGCCTACACGCTGAAGCAGAACGACCATATCCGCATCGACATCGTCTACGGCATGTTCTCGCGCCGCGTGCAGCACTGGATCGACCTTCTCGGTCACCTTTTTTTCCTGATGCCGTTCGTGACGCTGATGGTGATCTATTTCGTACCCTATGTGTCGCTCTCGTTTCGCAGCGGCGAAATGTCGAACAATTCCGGCGGGCTGATCATCTGGCCGGCAAAGGCGATCCTGCTGGCCGGCTTTTTCCTGCTCGCGCTCCAGGGCATCTCCGAGATCATCAAGAAGATCGCCATCATGCGCGGCGACATGGACGATCCCACGCCGTTCATATCGGTGCATGAGCAGGCCGAGCTCGAAGCGAAGGCGCTCGCCGAAGAGGTGCGCTCGTGATCGAGTTCATCGCCCAGAACATGGCGCCGATCATGTTCGCCTCGCTGGTCATCTTCCTGCTGATCGGCTACCCGGTCGCCTTCTCACTCGCCGCCAACGGCCTGCTGTTCTTCTTCATCGGCGTTGTGCTGTCACCCTATTCGGGCGGCTCGATCAATCTC
This window harbors:
- a CDS encoding branched-chain amino acid ABC transporter permease, with translation MLYFFQQVLNGLHSGALYALLAFGYVLTNGILHRTNLAYGALFAFCGHTVILTAAFGYQALWLTLFASVALGVAAAFLYAALISHVLSRSIFEPLADRSPNAIVVTTLGILLALSEASRIAADTHDLWLPPMLAQPIVFAQNASFKATLTLIQLLDCAAVLAGIALAAWGFTYSSFGRSWRAVSDDPKAAAMCGVDVRAVFRRAVLFGGLCAALAGVLAAFYYGNISFGTGLVYGLKILFVTAVGGYLSPLRAALGAAAFGMAESLWAGYFPLEWRDAWMYLFLVAMLVLIGTGRDQGKIA
- a CDS encoding TRAP transporter small permease subunit — its product is MAGLLTLSRTIDRVNEFIGKWVSWLILLAILVSAANAVIRKTFDMSSNAWLELQWYLFGAAFMLAAAYTLKQNDHIRIDIVYGMFSRRVQHWIDLLGHLFFLMPFVTLMVIYFVPYVSLSFRSGEMSNNSGGLIIWPAKAILLAGFFLLALQGISEIIKKIAIMRGDMDDPTPFISVHEQAELEAKALAEEVRS